Within the Oncorhynchus clarkii lewisi isolate Uvic-CL-2024 chromosome 2, UVic_Ocla_1.0, whole genome shotgun sequence genome, the region GGAGTAATGTTTTCCCTGAAcaaagtgtgtgtgggggggtcaaaattaaaagtaacagtcagtatctggtgtggccaccagctgcattaagtactgcagtgcatctcttcctcatggactgcaccagatttggcagttattgctgtgagatgttaccccactcttccaccaaggcacctgcaagttcccggacatttctggggggaatggccctagccctcaccctccgatccaacaggtcccagacgtgttcaatgggaatgagatccgggctcttcgctggccatggcagaacactgacattcctgtcttgcaggaaatcacacaaagaacgagcagtatggctggtggcattgtcatgctggagggtcatgtcaggatgagcctgcaggatggTTACCATATTAGGGAAGAGgaggtcttccctgtaacgcataacgttgagattgcctgcaatgacaacaagctcagtctgatgatgctgtgacacatcgccccagaccatgacggaccctccacctccaaatcgatcccgctccagaatacaggcctcggtgtaacgctcattccgttgacgataaacgtgaatccgaccatcacccctggtgagacaaaccgcgactcgtcagtgaaaataactttttgccagtcctgtctggtccagcgatggtgggtttgtgcccataggcgatgttgttgacggtgatgtctggtgaggacctgccttacaacaggcctacaagccctcagtccagcctctctcagtccgAAATAGgctgtctgagcactgatggagggattgtgcgttcctggtgtattTTCTTATTTGATTTaattcaccttttatttaaccaggtaggctagttgagaacaagttctcatttacaactgcgacctggccaagataaataaataaacaaacatgcagtcaataacacaataaaaaaagtctctatatacagtgtgtgcaaattaggtaagataagggaggtaaaggcaataaataggccattgtggcaaaataattacaatttagcaattaaacactggagtgatagatgtgcagtagatgattgtgcaagtagagatactggggtgcaaaggagcaaaaaaaacagtatggggatgaggtagtttgatgggctatttacagatgggctatgtacaggtgcagtgatctgtgagctgctctgacagctggtgcttaaagttagtgagcgAGATATGAGtctagcttcagtgattttggcagcagagaactggaaggaaaggcggccaaattaggaattggctttgggggtgacctgtgaaatatacagtgccttgcgaaagtattcggcccccttgaactttgcgaccttttgccacatttcaggcttcaaacataaagatataaactgtattttttttgtgaagaatcaacaacaagtgggacacaatcatgaagtggaacgacatttattggatatttcaaacttttttaacaaatcaaaaactgaaaaattgggcgtgcaaaattattcagcccccttaagttaatactttgtagcgccaccttttgctgcgattacagctgtaagtcgcttggggtatgtctctatcagttttgcacatcgagagactgaaattttttcccattcctccttgcaaaacagctcgagctcaatgaggttggatggagagcatttgtgaacagcagttttcagttctttccacagattctcgattggattcaggtctggactttgacttggccattctaacacctggatatgtttatttttgaaccattccattgtagattttgctttatgttttgaatcattgtcttgttggaagacaaatctccgtcccagtctcaggtcttttgcagactccatcaggttttcttccagaatggtcctgtatttggctccatccatcttcccatcaattttaaccatcttccctgtccctgctgaagaaaagcaggcccaaaccatgatgctgccaccaccatgtttgacagtggggatggtgtgttcagctgtgttgcttttacgccaaacataacgttttgcattgttgccaaaaagttcaattttggtttcatctgaccacatgtttggtgtgtctcccaggtggcttgtggcaaactttaaacaacactttttatggatatctttaagaaatggctttcttcttgccactcttccataaaggccagatttgtgcaatatacgactgattgttgtcctatggacagagtctcccacctcagatgtagatctctgcagttcatccagagtgatcatgggcctcttggctgcatctctgatcagtcttctccttgtatgagctgaaagtttagagggacggccaggtcttggtatatttgcagtggtctgatactccttccatttcaatattatcacttgcacagtgctccttgggatgtttaaagcttgggaaatctttttgtatccaaatccggctttaaacttcttcacaacattatctcggacctgcctggtgtgttacttgttcttcatgatgctctctgcgcttttaacggacctctgagactatcacagtgcaggtgcatttatacggagacttgattacacacaggtggattgtatttatcatcattagtcatttaggtcaacattggatcattcagagatcctcactgaacttctggagagagtttgctgcactgaaagtaaaggggctgaataattttgcacgcccaatttttcagtttttgatttgttaaaaaagtttgaaatatccaataaatgtcgttccacttcatgattgtgtcccacttgttgttgattcttcacaaaaaaatacagttttatatctttatgtttgaagcctgaaatgtggcaaaaggtcgcaaagttcaagggggccgaatactttcgcaaggcactgtacctgctggagcgcgtgctacgggtgggtgctgctgagtgaccagtgagctgagataaggcggggctttacctagcaaagacgtatagatgacctgtagccagtaggtttggcgatgaatatgaagcgagggccagccaatgagagcatacaggtcgcagtggtgggtagtatatggggctttggtgacaaaacgtatggcactatgatagactgcatcatattttctgagtagagtgttggaggctattttgtaaatgacatcaccgaagtcaaggatcggtaagatagtcagttttacgaaggtatgtttggcagcatgagtgaaggatgctttgttgagaaataggaagccgattctagatttaattttggattggagaagcttaatgtgagtctggaaggagagtttacagtttaaccagacacctaggtatttgtagatgtccacatattctaagtgcgaaccgtccagagtagtgaggctggacgggcgggcaggtccTGGTAGCGATTAGTTGTAGAGCATGCAtatagttttacttgcatttaagagcagttggaggccatggaaggagaatTGTATGGCATTGTAGCTCGACTGGAGgttggttaacacagtgtccaaagaagggccagacgtATACAGAATGGTTTCGATCTGCGtcgaggtggatcagagaatcaccagcagcaagagcgacatcattgatgaatacagagaaaagagtcggcccaagaattgaaccctgtggcaccccaatagagactgccagaggtccggacaacaggccctccgatttgagacactgaactctgtctgagaagtagttggtgaaccaggcgaggcagtcatttgagaaaccaaggcttttgagtctgccgataagaatgtggtgattgacagagtcgaaagccttggccatgtctatgaatacagctgcacagtattgtctcttatcgttggcggttatgatatcgtttaggaccttgagcgtggctgagaggCACCCATGatcagctcagaaaccagattgcatagcggagaaggtacgggggattcgaaatggtcggtgatctgttttgttaacttggctttcgaagaccttaaaaAGGCAGGGtttaactcaggcagttgttgttgccatcctgtacctctCCCGCATGTGATGTATCGGAtatactgatcctgtgcaggtgttgttacacgtggtctgccactacgaGGGCGATCAGctttctgtcctgtctccctgtagcactgtcttaggcgtctcacagtacagatattgaaatgtattgcccttgccacatctgcagtcctcatgcctccttgcagcatgcctaaggcactttcacacagatgagcagggaccctgggcatctttcttttggtgtttttcagagtgagtagaaaggcctctttaatgtcctaagttttcataactgtgaccttaattgcctaccgtctgtaagctgttagtgtcttaacgaccgttccacaggtgcatgttcattaattgtttatggttcattgaacaagcatgggaaacagtgtttaaaccctttacaatgaagatctgtgaagttatttggatttttacgaatgatctttgaaagacaggttcctgaaaaagggacatttcttttttttctgagtttattaAGCTAGATGATGTATGACTATAGCTACATGACACTATCTACCTGACATAAGCTAAGTCCACTGCAGGCTGTTGGTCGATTTGACCCTTGCTTATCAAGGTTAAACATTTTTGATACAGAGTATACATGACATCCATCAAGGTCCAACCCTCTCTAAGGTCcagccctctctatctctcctgtccCCCAGAGCCAATGATGGCTTTGTTGTGATCTCTACATTTCTCTGACAACCTCCATAATACAGAGGAAAATATATCTGACaggtccatccatccctccttatCCCTCCTCCCTCAGAGCCTGTCcaactctctctatcccttctcttcctctgggCCCGTCCACCCAtatatctccctcctctctctcagagccAGTCCTGGCTGCATTGTGACCTCTACCTGTCTCCACTACTTATCTTTGCCCTATATGGCCAACCTACACATCCATGTCAAGGCCCCTCTCAGTGTGAAGTTGGTGATTAGGGTCAGGTGTCCATACAGTCTACCCAGGAGAGCTCTGGAGTGCAACTCGAAATCCGCCAATAACTCCTCTGTCAAATTACAGGACGCACTAAGAGCCCAGTCAGCCCACATCACCCTCAACGCTCTTTCTGTCCTTTTGACCAGGCAATTCCAGGAGCCTTTACAGTTGGCCtttacctgtacccccgcacattgactctgtaccggtaccccctgtatatagccttgttattgttattttattgttcatttttattaaattttttacttttgtttatttagtcaatattttcttaactctatttcttgaactgcattgttggttacgggcttgtaagtaagcatttcatggtaaggtctacctacacctgttgtattcggcgcatgtgacaaatacaattagatttgaagTGGTGGTCATTAAGCTGTGCCTCATTGACTTCTGTAACATCTTCAACGAGTGGGAAGGGAGCCGTTAAGTCAGATAGTTGTGTTAATAAAAGTGATGTATGGAGCCTACCGCATTTCCGATATAGCAAGGTAGAGTGGCGCGTTGATTAAGTGTTATTGTTTCTGGGTGCTCTGTGTTTGACTTTATTGTGGGTGAGAAACAGTGTTGAAGGTCCACTCTAAAaaatgctgggttgtttggttgacccaaccgctgggttgtttggttgacccaaccgctgggttgtttggttgacccaaccgctgggttgtttggttgacccaactgctgggttgtttggttgacccaaccgctgggttgtttggttgacccaaccGCTAGGTTGTTTGGTTAACCCAAccgctgggttgtttggttgacccaaccgatgggttgtttggttgacccaaccgctgggttgtttggttgacccaaccGCTGGAttgtttggttgacccaaccgctgggttgtttggttgacccaaccgctgggttgtttggttgacccaaccgctgggttgtttggttgacccaaccgctgggttgtttggttgacccaaccGCTGGGCTGTTTGGTTGACTCAAccgctgggttgtttggttgacccaaccGCTGGGTTGCAGGCATTTggtcacttagttgggttgttttctttctttccattttttttattatttaaaaaaaagaagttgTAATAATGATTCAAGGACAGAGTTTTTCATGTTTGATGTTTCTGCATGTAATGCACTGCGTCCCTATAAATAAACCACACAGAGTACAAAGAGGAGCGACAGACACTGTGTCAATGGATAAGTAATGGTTGGTTGATGTGATGGGTGTGGAGTGGTCTTTTGCTGTGAGACAAGACCACCTCaacacccccccaccaccaccaccacttacTGGGTAAAAAGTACATTTCTACTGTAATCCACACATTATCTACCATCCAGAACAAAATAATGAGAATTGTGTAATGATTTTCTTTTTCTCTTCCTTGTGTTCACAGGACCTGCAGAAACCTCCAAAGATTTGTAAGTACAGCAACAGTCTCATAGATCACGGTTTCATAGACTCAGCAAGGTATTGCCTTcctgggagggagggatacaaagtagaggtcgaccgatttatgaatTTTCAATGCCGATTCAtatacagattattggaggaccaaaaaaagcagataccgattaatcggacgattttgttttatttatttatttgtaataatgacaattacaacaatactgaatgaacacatattttaacttaatacatcaataaaatctatttagcctcaaataaatattgaaacatgttcaatttggtttaaataatgcaaaaacaaagtgttggagaagaaagtaaaagtgcaatatgtatgtaagaaagctaacgtttaagttccttgctcagaacatgagaacatatgaaagctggtggttccttttaacatcagtcttcaatattcccaggtaagaagttttaggttgtagtaatTATAGGAAtgataggactatttctctctatacgatttgtatttcatatacctttgactattggatgttcttataggcactttagtattgccagtgtaacagtatagcttccgtccctctcctcactcctacctgggctcgaaccaggaacacatcgacaacagccaccctcgaagcagcgttacccatgcagagcaaggggaacaactactccaagtctcagagcgagtgacatttgaaacgctattagcgcgcagcccgctaactagctagccatttcacatcggttacaccagcctaatctcgggagttgataggcttgaagttgtaaacagctcaatgcttgaagcattgtaaagtgctgctggcaaaacgcacgaaagtgctgtttgaatgaatggttACGAggctgctggtgcctaccatcactcagtcagaatgctctatcaaatcagtcttaattataacataataacacacagaaatacgagcctttggtggtcattaatatggtcgaatccggaaactattatttcgaaaacaaaacgtttattctttcagtgaaatacggaaccattccgtattttatctaacgggtggcatccataagtctaaatattcctgttacattgcacaaccttccatgttatgtcataattacgtaaaattctggcaaattagttcgcaacgagccaggtggcccaaactgttgcatataccctgactctgcgtgcaatgaacgcaagagaagtgacacaatttcacctggttaatattgcctgctaacctggatttcttttagctaaatatgcaggtttaaaaatatatacttctgtgtattgattttaagaaaggcattgatgtttatggttaggttcacgttggagcaacgacagtcctgtTTCgcaaatgcgcaccgcatcgattatatgcaacgcaggacactctagataaactagtaatatcatcaaccatgtgtagttaactagtgattatgattgattgattgttttttacacgataagtttaatgctagccagcaacttaccttggcttactgcattcgcgtaacaggcagtctcctcgtggagtgcaatgtaaagcaggtggttagagcgttggactagttaaccgtaaggttaaGAGATTGAATCCCCtagcagacaaggtaaaaatctgtcgttctgcccctgaacaaggcagttaacccaccgttcccctaggccgtcattgaaagtaagaatgtgttcttaactgacttgcctagttaaataatggtgtaaaaaaagaagaagaatttaaattaaaataaatcagccaaatctgtgtccaaaaatacagatttccgattgttatgaaaacttgaaattggccttAATTAATAggccattccgatgaatcggtcaacctctaatacaAAGCATGCGTTTTCCTGTATGGCATAAACCTATTTGgttgtcattagaaacactgATTTAGTATTAGTAATGGTAGAAAAAGATATAGAGAAATGTAATCTGACTAAGTTCAAAATGGGCTTTTACACTGGTCTTATGGATATTACATTGCAAGACCTCAAAACGCCTACTGTCATGTAATCAAATTAAAATGTTCAGTCTTTTGTATCAAGGCCTTCAAATATTTTGCCTATAGAATATTAATGTGTAGAGAAATGAATACATGTTCCAGAACTGCTATTACAATTAATTAGCCCTGTTCAGTAAATCAAAGAAACAGCCATTTTCCATTCAAGGCTAATTGTATGAATTATGTTATAACGGGAACATAGGTCTTCAATAGGCACGGTGAGCCACCTCCATCATCATGGTGTGGGAAGGGAGAGCAGGCACCCATTTCCAAAACATTTTCTTGAATCACtttgtgtgcgtgtggtgtgtgtgtgtgtgtgtgtgtgtgtgtggtgtgtgtgtgtgcgtgtggtgtgtgtgtggtgtgtgtgtgtgcgtgtggtgtgtgtgtgcgtgtggtgtgtgtgtactttcTGATAAACATCTGAGCAGCTACAGTGCTTAATCGAGGACCAATGGGGACTGACAGCAGCACACTGCCAACCACGGCCAGTCAGTGGTTGGGGTTCAGCACTGCAACACAACACACCTCtagtcctgctacacacacacacacacacatacacacacacacacacacacacacactttgactgGCAGTTCATGTATACACTTGTTTTTTCATGCCTCTTCTATGGACAGAGAAGAAAGGTAAATGTGACAATGTACATGACATAGTCCACTACCCATTTAACCTACATTCATTGTAGGTGGAAACCATCCACATGGTTGTTTCCTTTTGATCAGTGCCCTCACAGTGCCATACCAAGTCTTGCCCAGCTCATAACCAAGTCATCGATGTCAACTATATATCAATCATTTGTTTGTGTCATGTTGGGTgttatgtacagtcgtggccaaaagttttgagaatgacacaaatattaattttcacaaagtctgctgcctcagtttgtatgatggcaatttggatatactccagaatgttatgaagagtgatcagatgaattgcaattcattgcaaagtccttctttgccatgcaaatgaactgaatccccataAAACATTTCCACGGCATTTCAGCcctaccacaaaaggaccagctgacatcatgtcagtgattctcttgttaacacaggtgtgagtgttgacgaggacaagactggagatcactctgtcatgctgattgacttagaataacagactggaagttttaaaaggagggtggtgcttggaatcattgttcttcctctgtcaaccatggttacctgcaaggaaacacgtgccgtcatcattgatTTGCACAAAAAGGACTTCACAGGctaggatattgctgccagtaagattgcacctaaatcaatcatttatcggatcatcaagaacttcaaggagagcggttcaattgttgtgaagaaggcttcagggcgcccaagaaagtccagcaagcgccaggaccgtagcctaaagttgattcagctgcgggatcggggcaccaccagtacagagcttgctcaggaatggcagcaggcaggtgtgagtgcatctgcacgcacagtgaggcaaagacttttggaggatggcctggtgtcaagaagggcaaaaaagaagccacttctctccagaaaaaaaacatcagggacagactgatattctgcaaaaggtacagggattggactgctgactgctgaggactggggtaaagttatttcgaatcccctttccgattgtttggggcatccggaaaaaagcttgtccggagaagacaaggtgagcactaccattaGTCCTGTGTGATGTCAGCAGTAAAGCATCTCAAAACCATctatgtgtggggttgcttctcagccaagggagtgggctcactcacaattttgcctaagaacacagccatgaataaagaatggtaccattctttatggtagcaacttctcccaaccatccaggaacattttggtgacgaacaatgccttttccagcatgatggagcaccttgccataaggcaaaagtgataattaAGTGGCTCGggaaacaaaacatcaatattttgtttccatggccaggaaactccccagaccttaatcccattgagaacttgtggtcaatcctcaagaggcccagaagttaattgacagcataccagggtggattgcagaggtcttgaaaaagaagggtcaacactgcaaatattgactctttgcatcaacttcatgtaattgccaataaaagcctttgacacttgtgaaatgcttgtaattatacttcagtattccatagtaacatctgacaaaaatatctaaagacactgaagcatcaaactggaaattaatatttgtgtcattctcaaaacttttggccacgactgtacaatgTGTTTGAGCACTGAGCATTGTATCAAGTCCTGTGAGCTGATCTGTGATTCTTGTCTCAATCAGGACAGATGAGTCCTCACCAGACGATGAGAAAAGAAGGTAAGTGCTTGTCCGCTCGTCTTACTCCTCACTGTTTTCCTCCTGCTCTGAGAAGGTTGATCCCAAACACAATTCATACCATGTGTGTTCCTACAGTCATTAGATGGTTGGATTAGAGTAGTCCCCTGGACTGCTGCTTCCCTAATGTGTTTTggttacatactgtacacacccacacactgcagTGCTAACTCACAGGATGCCCTGTTGTTTGGTGGGAGCCAAAGTACATAGGCTTAGAGTCATGTGCTCTTTGATGTGACCTTTGACCCTTTTCCCTACTCCCTCAGGAACTATGGCGGGGTGTACGTAGGTCTACCATCTGACATGACCACCGTTGCAGGCAGCCAGTCCAAGTCCACAGACAAAAGTAAATATGACAACTATGTATACTGTGCAGCGTCTGTGTAGTGAGGATGATTGGACAGGATGGTCATCAGTGGATA harbors:
- the LOC139370352 gene encoding overexpressed in colon carcinoma 1 protein — translated: MGCGNSSATSTSGGGPAETSKDLTDESSPDDEKRRNYGGVYVGLPSDMTTVAGSQSKSTDKN